A genomic region of Methanothermobacter sp. CaT2 contains the following coding sequences:
- a CDS encoding phosphatase PAP2 family protein produces MPLLTFGGTQAFWVILCLILYLLGGEDEREAAFIALTALVLGFFLSEALKMVIARPRPYEVIGWVRHATVAAGYSMPSGHAVAAFAGFISLYFRLGRPWLFIILASLVGISRIYLGLHYPSDVLAGAVLGVLCALTALKIDERVKCFGLCRFDRLQQN; encoded by the coding sequence ATGCCACTTTTAACCTTCGGCGGGACCCAGGCCTTCTGGGTGATACTCTGCCTCATCCTCTACCTCCTTGGTGGTGAGGATGAGAGGGAAGCTGCATTCATAGCCCTCACGGCACTTGTCCTGGGATTCTTCCTGAGTGAAGCCCTTAAGATGGTTATCGCAAGACCACGACCCTATGAGGTGATTGGGTGGGTGAGGCACGCCACAGTCGCTGCGGGCTATTCTATGCCATCGGGACATGCTGTGGCCGCCTTTGCCGGCTTCATCTCCCTCTACTTCAGGTTAGGGAGACCATGGCTTTTCATCATCCTCGCATCACTTGTGGGGATCTCAAGGATCTACCTTGGTCTCCATTACCCAAGTGACGTTCTCGCGGGCGCCGTTCTCGGGGTTTTATGTGCATTAACCGCCCTGAAGATAGACGAGAGGGTTAAATGTTTTGGTCTCTGCCGTTTTGACAGGCTGCAGCAAAATTAG
- a CDS encoding transglutaminase domain-containing protein, with protein sequence MRQLQKASVYLTMTLILIVAMESSHALENYSGTLNSSEVLQASVRVANFMEKYQRLPENISAGNRSLDCASYTYALSRVLRGSRTVEYRTVNSPALDIRRISLKLSRTQYNEITVRFRDFTDKYSRCPSTVSYTGGKIDFYNTVYLLSKIGRYRYQKGRMPTYVYIRTPVPLNAYRINSQTVDSRIRSINSEIRKTSSLIKRIRIRIRTTGNTRTRIMLQNRLRSLENRYTYLKGQLRYYEGLKNSPWYVPPSLKRYLSSTAYCSVTDPNVVYLARELSGNTSYSTAQNLFTWVLDNVDYSFYYRTRYGASGTLRLREGNCVDQAHLMVALARTSGIPARYVRGYCRFISGNWYSHVWAQVWIRGRGWVTADTTHSLNRVGHVSNWNTTVSRVSEVLSEYRL encoded by the coding sequence ATGAGGCAGCTCCAGAAAGCCTCAGTATACCTTACCATGACCCTGATTTTGATCGTGGCCATGGAAAGTTCCCATGCCCTTGAGAATTATTCAGGAACCCTGAACAGCTCTGAAGTCCTGCAGGCAAGTGTCAGGGTAGCCAATTTCATGGAAAAGTATCAGAGGCTCCCTGAAAACATAAGTGCTGGAAACAGAAGTCTTGATTGTGCATCCTACACATATGCCCTTAGCAGAGTACTGAGAGGCTCAAGGACCGTTGAATACAGAACTGTAAATTCACCCGCCCTCGATATTCGCCGAATATCCCTGAAACTGAGCAGAACACAGTACAATGAGATAACAGTAAGGTTCAGGGACTTTACAGATAAATACAGTAGATGCCCGTCAACGGTATCCTACACTGGAGGTAAAATCGATTTCTACAATACCGTCTACCTCCTCTCAAAGATTGGGCGTTACAGGTACCAGAAGGGGAGGATGCCCACATACGTGTATATAAGGACTCCGGTACCCCTCAATGCATACAGGATCAACTCCCAGACCGTTGACTCCAGGATAAGGAGCATAAACTCTGAAATCAGGAAGACATCCTCCCTCATCAAGAGGATCAGGATCAGAATAAGAACCACAGGAAACACCAGGACCCGGATCATGCTTCAGAACAGACTCAGGTCACTTGAGAACAGATACACCTATCTTAAGGGGCAACTCAGATACTATGAGGGCCTTAAGAACAGCCCCTGGTATGTCCCTCCATCCCTCAAAAGGTATCTGAGTTCAACAGCCTACTGCAGCGTCACGGATCCCAATGTGGTATACCTTGCCCGTGAACTCTCAGGAAACACCAGCTACTCCACTGCACAGAACCTCTTCACCTGGGTACTTGACAACGTTGACTACTCCTTCTACTACAGGACACGTTACGGTGCCTCGGGTACACTGCGGTTAAGGGAGGGCAACTGTGTTGACCAGGCACACCTCATGGTAGCCCTTGCAAGGACCAGTGGTATACCTGCACGCTACGTCCGTGGTTACTGTAGATTCATAAGCGGGAACTGGTACTCCCATGTATGGGCCCAGGTATGGATAAGGGGTCGTGGATGGGTTACTGCAGACACAACCCATTCCCTCAACAGAGTGGGACATGTAAGTAACTGGAACACAACTGTCTCAAGGGTCAGCGAGGTACTCAGTGAATACAGGCTTTAA
- a CDS encoding thiolase domain-containing protein, whose amino-acid sequence MRDVAVIGVSQTKFGELWDVSFRDMITEAGLGAIEDAGVEGADLDAMYVGNMSAGLFIKQEHISSLIADHAGLTPIPSTRVEAACASGGLALRSGIMAVASGYHDIVIAAGVEKMTDVVDPTPAIATASDQEWEAQQGVTFPSLYAMMARRHMYEYGTTREQLAMVSVINHENASNNPRAQFPMKVTVEQVMNSTMVADPLRLLDCSPISDGAAAVILCPADMAREYTDTPVYVKASAQASGTIALHDRRDITRIDATVNAARNAFKMAKLTPGDIDLVEVHDCFSINGILAVEDLGFVEKGEGGRAFEEGMTRIDGDIPVNPSGGLKARGHPLGATGIAQAAEVVWQLRGEAGKRQVEGAEIGMTHNIGGTGGTAAVHIFSR is encoded by the coding sequence ATGAGGGATGTAGCAGTTATTGGAGTTTCACAGACAAAATTTGGAGAACTCTGGGACGTCTCCTTCAGGGACATGATAACCGAGGCCGGACTTGGGGCCATAGAGGACGCAGGAGTGGAGGGCGCAGACCTTGATGCGATGTACGTTGGTAACATGTCAGCCGGTCTCTTCATAAAACAGGAGCATATATCCTCGCTCATCGCGGACCATGCTGGCCTGACACCCATACCATCCACAAGGGTTGAGGCCGCCTGTGCATCAGGGGGGCTCGCCCTCAGGAGCGGTATAATGGCGGTGGCATCAGGATATCATGACATCGTGATAGCTGCTGGTGTTGAGAAGATGACCGACGTTGTTGACCCAACACCGGCAATTGCAACAGCATCCGACCAGGAGTGGGAGGCCCAGCAGGGGGTCACATTCCCATCACTGTATGCCATGATGGCCAGGAGGCACATGTATGAGTACGGTACAACCAGGGAGCAGCTCGCCATGGTCTCAGTGATAAACCATGAGAACGCCTCAAACAACCCCCGGGCCCAGTTTCCGATGAAGGTCACGGTTGAACAGGTCATGAACTCCACCATGGTAGCGGATCCCCTCAGGCTCCTCGACTGTTCACCGATATCTGATGGGGCCGCAGCGGTTATACTATGCCCTGCAGACATGGCGAGGGAGTACACAGACACGCCTGTCTATGTGAAGGCGTCTGCACAGGCCTCAGGTACCATTGCACTTCATGACAGGAGGGACATAACAAGGATTGATGCAACCGTCAATGCAGCCAGAAATGCCTTTAAGATGGCCAAGCTGACTCCAGGGGACATAGACCTTGTTGAGGTCCATGACTGTTTCAGTATAAACGGTATACTGGCTGTTGAGGACCTTGGATTCGTCGAGAAGGGTGAAGGTGGAAGGGCCTTTGAGGAGGGTATGACAAGGATTGACGGTGATATACCGGTTAACCCATCAGGTGGGCTCAAGGCACGTGGCCATCCCCTTGGAGCCACCGGTATAGCCCAGGCAGCTGAGGTTGTATGGCAGCTGCGTGGTGAAGCCGGTAAGAGACAGGTGGAAGGTGCTGAGATCGGCATGACCCACAACATCGGTGGAACCGGTGGAACAGCGGCGGTCCACATATTTTCAAGGTAA
- a CDS encoding cyclase family protein, producing the protein MKIIDLTHRIEDSMPVFPGDPPVKLRIESSDADYITSSLSMGMHTGTHIDAPLHAHCSALTVDGIGLEELTGEGFLVSEREILTGGDIAVIKTGWSSRWGSEGYFRDYPGIKRHLAEELVEHEVLGVCIDGPSVDSPGGTDIHRLLLKNGIWIVENITNTDLLPPKFRLFVVPLSVRAEASPARVFAVTDPEMCVRYR; encoded by the coding sequence ATGAAAATAATCGACCTGACCCATAGAATAGAAGACTCCATGCCTGTCTTCCCTGGTGATCCGCCCGTTAAACTGAGAATTGAGAGTTCAGATGCTGATTACATTACATCCTCACTGTCCATGGGTATGCACACCGGGACCCATATAGACGCCCCCCTCCATGCACACTGCAGTGCCCTCACCGTTGATGGAATAGGACTGGAGGAACTCACAGGTGAGGGTTTCCTTGTATCAGAAAGAGAGATTTTAACTGGGGGCGATATAGCCGTCATCAAAACTGGCTGGAGCTCGAGGTGGGGCTCAGAGGGGTACTTCAGGGACTACCCTGGTATAAAGAGACATCTTGCAGAGGAACTGGTGGAACATGAAGTTCTGGGGGTCTGCATCGATGGTCCCAGTGTGGACAGTCCTGGAGGAACTGATATCCACAGACTCCTCCTCAAAAATGGGATATGGATTGTGGAGAACATAACAAACACTGACCTGCTACCGCCTAAATTCAGATTATTCGTTGTTCCGCTCTCTGTGAGGGCCGAAGCATCCCCTGCAAGGGTATTTGCAGTTACAGACCCTGAAATGTGTGTCAGATACAGATAG
- a CDS encoding aspartate kinase has translation MELIVAKFGGTSIGNGRRIKKAARSVVKEYMKGRKVVVVVSAINKTTDELLQIVDEAMEDAVTEKQLAEIVSMGEMTSVRIFSSAIEALGVKSEYIDPFMDEWPIITDSNLLNAKVDFEATEEKSRELLKLLDQGIIPVVCGFLGRDPNGYITTLGRGGSDITAFLLGHCLKADEVIIVTDVGGVMSTDPNKLQGAKKLDKISVEEMRDLATHGAQVLHPHALKYKDPDIKAKIIGFEHGDLSAPGTEIIGPSKNKMVKTTTLNPDPISVVAVVGEKILNKPGILARLTSRLAENSINIIGISTGQNSVTIFVDKKDADEAHRLLHDVVIADDDLSSLSLGRDIAMITISSPDFIDTPGIISEITKPLRDNDLNIVEISSSQTSVVIFVDWNDGKKAYELVRGVLE, from the coding sequence ATGGAGTTAATAGTTGCTAAATTTGGCGGTACATCAATAGGAAATGGTAGGCGAATTAAGAAGGCGGCCCGTTCAGTTGTGAAGGAGTACATGAAGGGCAGGAAGGTCGTTGTCGTTGTATCTGCCATAAATAAGACAACCGATGAACTCCTCCAGATAGTGGACGAGGCAATGGAAGACGCTGTCACAGAGAAGCAGCTGGCTGAAATAGTATCCATGGGTGAAATGACCAGTGTCAGGATATTCTCATCCGCGATAGAGGCACTCGGAGTTAAATCAGAATATATAGACCCATTCATGGATGAATGGCCAATAATAACCGACAGCAACCTTTTAAATGCTAAGGTGGATTTTGAGGCAACTGAGGAGAAATCAAGGGAACTGCTTAAACTCCTTGATCAGGGAATAATACCTGTGGTTTGCGGCTTCCTTGGAAGGGACCCCAACGGCTACATAACCACCCTGGGGAGGGGTGGAAGTGACATAACAGCATTCCTCCTTGGTCACTGCCTGAAGGCAGATGAGGTTATAATCGTAACAGACGTTGGAGGTGTCATGTCCACGGACCCCAACAAACTTCAGGGTGCCAAGAAACTTGATAAAATATCCGTTGAGGAGATGAGGGACCTTGCAACCCATGGGGCCCAGGTACTCCACCCCCACGCCCTAAAATACAAGGACCCTGATATAAAGGCAAAGATAATAGGATTTGAGCACGGGGACCTATCTGCACCAGGAACCGAGATAATCGGACCATCAAAGAATAAGATGGTTAAGACAACAACCCTCAACCCGGATCCAATATCCGTGGTTGCTGTTGTGGGTGAAAAGATACTGAACAAGCCAGGTATACTGGCCCGGTTAACATCAAGGCTTGCAGAGAACTCCATAAATATCATAGGAATTTCAACCGGCCAGAACTCGGTCACAATCTTCGTGGATAAGAAGGACGCCGATGAGGCCCACAGGCTCCTCCACGATGTGGTCATTGCAGACGATGACCTCAGTTCACTCTCCCTTGGGAGGGACATCGCAATGATAACAATATCCAGCCCGGATTTCATAGATACACCCGGCATAATATCTGAAATCACCAAGCCCCTGAGGGATAATGACCTTAACATAGTTGAAATTTCATCCTCACAGACATCTGTGGTTATTTTTGTTGACTGGAATGATGGTAAAAAGGCATATGAACTTGTAAGGGGTGTTCTTGAATGA
- a CDS encoding shikimate kinase, producing MKKTVRSPGSATVINAIATGRGSAFGIGLRVEAEAELIDSGVECISREGADTSLMELCTRMVIEHYGVDAGVRVVTSSDLPVASGLSSSSAASNATVMAVSSLLSDEFGLQPMEDFEMLNMAVDASLQAGVSVTGAYDDASASFYGGLTVTDNMERRIILREPMENQKVLIYMPDRKSLTAQSDVPRMKLLAPWVDMAFREVLDGRVHSALTLNGILYCASLGFDPGIALDALEAGALAAGLSGTGPSFVALTHEDSEADIIDAWENLEGDVLVTSVDNEGTRVLE from the coding sequence GTGAAGAAAACTGTAAGGTCCCCTGGATCCGCAACCGTGATTAATGCGATTGCGACTGGCAGGGGCTCAGCATTCGGCATAGGACTGAGGGTGGAGGCAGAGGCAGAGCTGATTGACTCAGGGGTGGAGTGCATCTCCCGTGAGGGTGCTGACACATCTCTCATGGAGCTCTGCACCCGGATGGTGATTGAGCATTATGGAGTGGATGCCGGTGTGAGGGTGGTAACATCATCGGACCTTCCTGTTGCCAGCGGACTCTCAAGCAGCAGCGCGGCATCCAACGCCACCGTGATGGCAGTTTCATCCCTTTTATCAGACGAATTTGGCCTCCAACCCATGGAGGATTTTGAGATGCTCAACATGGCAGTTGACGCTTCCCTGCAGGCGGGTGTGAGTGTTACCGGGGCCTATGATGATGCAAGTGCATCATTCTATGGCGGCTTAACCGTGACAGATAACATGGAGAGGCGCATAATCCTCAGGGAGCCGATGGAAAATCAAAAGGTATTAATATATATGCCGGACAGAAAATCACTGACTGCACAATCAGATGTCCCGCGGATGAAACTGCTGGCCCCCTGGGTTGATATGGCCTTCAGGGAGGTCCTTGATGGAAGGGTCCACAGTGCCCTGACACTCAACGGGATACTCTATTGTGCATCCCTGGGATTCGATCCGGGAATAGCCCTTGACGCCCTTGAGGCGGGTGCCCTTGCAGCGGGTCTCTCAGGAACCGGGCCATCCTTTGTGGCCCTAACACATGAGGACTCTGAAGCTGATATCATCGATGCCTGGGAGAACCTTGAGGGAGATGTGCTTGTAACATCAGTGGACAACGAGGGTACACGTGTCCTTGAATAA
- the dapA gene encoding 4-hydroxy-tetrahydrodipicolinate synthase — translation MKIEGTVVAMVTPFTEDDVVDEAGLRENINYLIENGVDGLLVAGTTGESATITHEEQRRMIDILVDEVNGRVRTVAGAGSNSSREAMGLVEYAEDAGADAALVITPYYNKPQPHGLIEHYTMLEEAADIPLIIYNVPSRTGTDIDVDTVAELAKLDGIIGIKEASPDLDKVSMLRSRLMDLGLDDFTVLSGNDNLTLPMISMGAEGVISVVANVDPARMSRLVNEALSGDFESAMKTHYELYSLMKVLFIESNPVPVKEALNMMGRPAGHVRMPLAPLQDANRERLMMVLEELALI, via the coding sequence ATGAAGATTGAAGGCACAGTTGTGGCCATGGTTACTCCATTCACAGAGGACGATGTGGTGGATGAGGCCGGGCTGCGGGAGAACATAAACTACCTTATAGAGAACGGGGTTGATGGCCTGCTGGTTGCCGGAACAACCGGTGAATCAGCGACAATAACCCACGAAGAGCAGAGGAGAATGATCGATATACTGGTGGATGAGGTCAACGGTCGCGTCAGGACAGTTGCAGGGGCAGGTAGCAATTCATCCAGGGAGGCCATGGGACTTGTGGAGTACGCAGAGGACGCCGGTGCAGACGCGGCCCTCGTCATAACCCCCTACTACAACAAGCCCCAGCCCCATGGACTCATTGAACACTACACCATGCTGGAGGAAGCCGCTGACATACCACTCATAATATACAATGTCCCCTCAAGGACAGGCACAGATATAGACGTTGACACGGTCGCCGAACTAGCAAAGCTCGACGGGATAATTGGGATAAAGGAGGCCAGCCCCGACCTGGACAAGGTATCCATGCTCAGGTCAAGGCTCATGGACCTGGGCCTTGATGACTTCACAGTCCTCTCAGGTAACGATAACCTGACTCTCCCCATGATCTCCATGGGTGCCGAGGGTGTGATATCGGTGGTTGCAAATGTCGACCCGGCTCGTATGAGCCGACTTGTTAACGAGGCCCTCTCAGGGGACTTCGAGTCTGCAATGAAAACACACTATGAACTCTACAGTCTCATGAAGGTCCTTTTCATTGAGAGCAACCCCGTACCTGTCAAGGAGGCCCTTAACATGATGGGCAGGCCCGCGGGTCATGTGAGGATGCCCCTGGCACCCCTGCAGGATGCAAACCGTGAGAGGCTCATGATGGTCCTGGAGGAACTGGCACTGATCTAG
- the asd gene encoding aspartate-semialdehyde dehydrogenase, protein MVNVGVLGATGMVGQRFIQMLDKHPEFELTTLAASSRSAGKPYGEVANWYLDCEMPESVKDMEVVETDPSAVGDVDILFSALPADVARKVEPKFAEKYIVASNASAMRMEPDVPLVIPEVNPEFLDLIEVQQRRRGWDGFIVTNPNCSTIALTLTLKPIYDAYTIKRVYVSTMQAVSGAGYNGVPSMAILDNLVPFIGGEEEKIETETLHLLGELDEGVVKPASFGVSASCHRVPVVDGHTEAVFIELDDEFDIDDVREAMDKFRGLPQKLGLHSAPEKPVVVRDEENRPQPRMDRDMDGGMAVTVGRLREDAAFKNSLRYVLVGHNTVRGAAGASILNAELINEIL, encoded by the coding sequence ATGGTTAATGTGGGTGTTCTGGGAGCAACAGGAATGGTTGGACAGCGGTTCATTCAGATGCTTGATAAACATCCTGAATTTGAGCTTACAACCCTGGCGGCTTCTTCACGGTCCGCCGGGAAACCCTATGGGGAGGTGGCAAACTGGTACCTTGACTGTGAGATGCCAGAATCTGTGAAGGACATGGAGGTCGTTGAAACGGATCCCTCAGCTGTGGGGGACGTTGATATACTCTTCTCAGCCCTCCCTGCAGACGTGGCGAGGAAGGTTGAACCAAAATTTGCAGAGAAATACATAGTGGCATCAAATGCCAGTGCAATGAGGATGGAACCGGATGTCCCCCTCGTGATACCTGAGGTCAACCCTGAGTTCCTTGACCTCATAGAGGTGCAGCAGAGGAGGAGGGGGTGGGATGGGTTCATCGTCACCAACCCCAACTGCTCAACAATAGCCCTGACCCTCACACTCAAGCCCATCTACGACGCCTACACAATAAAAAGGGTCTACGTATCAACCATGCAGGCGGTTTCCGGTGCCGGTTACAATGGAGTCCCCTCAATGGCCATACTTGATAACCTGGTGCCCTTCATCGGTGGTGAGGAGGAAAAGATTGAAACAGAGACCCTCCACCTGCTGGGAGAACTCGATGAAGGCGTTGTGAAACCAGCCAGCTTTGGCGTGAGTGCATCATGTCACCGCGTACCCGTCGTTGACGGTCATACCGAGGCGGTCTTCATTGAACTGGATGATGAATTTGATATTGATGATGTCAGGGAGGCAATGGATAAATTCAGGGGACTCCCACAGAAGCTGGGTCTCCACTCCGCCCCTGAAAAACCCGTGGTGGTAAGGGATGAGGAAAACAGACCCCAGCCAAGGATGGACAGGGACATGGACGGTGGAATGGCTGTTACCGTTGGAAGGCTCAGAGAGGACGCTGCATTCAAAAACAGTTTAAGGTACGTCCTTGTGGGTCATAACACAGTGAGGGGTGCGGCGGGGGCATCGATTCTGAATGCAGAACTCATAAATGAGATACTATAG
- the dapB gene encoding 4-hydroxy-tetrahydrodipicolinate reductase — MIRVAVTGACGRMGSGIIRRVLEEEDMELVAAIEAPGTPLRGRDIGEFTGRGSVGVEVTDASNLADTLAETEPDVLVDFTVASAAVETIKTSTEAGVNLVVGTTGFSEEEMQTVRDCIERSGVRAVIAPNMAVGVNVFFKVLRDLAPILSDYDVEIIEAHHRHKKDAPSGTAVRALEVISEATGRRASEVAVHGRSGLTGERSRDEIGVHAVRGGDIVGDHIVLFAGDGERLEIVHRAHSRDAFIGGVIRAIRFIEDAEPGRIMDMGDVLGIN, encoded by the coding sequence TTGATAAGGGTTGCAGTTACAGGCGCATGCGGGCGCATGGGATCAGGGATAATAAGGAGGGTCCTTGAAGAGGAGGACATGGAACTGGTGGCAGCAATTGAGGCTCCCGGCACACCCCTCAGGGGCAGGGACATAGGAGAGTTCACAGGAAGAGGCAGTGTTGGAGTTGAGGTAACTGATGCATCAAATCTTGCAGATACCCTTGCAGAGACAGAACCCGACGTCCTTGTTGACTTCACAGTCGCATCTGCAGCAGTCGAAACAATAAAGACTTCAACCGAGGCCGGTGTTAACCTTGTGGTTGGCACAACAGGTTTTTCAGAGGAGGAGATGCAGACAGTAAGGGACTGCATAGAAAGGTCAGGTGTGAGGGCCGTAATCGCACCGAACATGGCAGTGGGGGTCAACGTGTTCTTCAAGGTCCTCAGGGATCTTGCACCGATCCTCTCTGACTATGACGTTGAGATCATTGAGGCACACCACAGACACAAGAAGGACGCACCATCAGGTACAGCTGTACGTGCACTGGAGGTCATCTCAGAGGCCACAGGCAGAAGGGCCAGTGAGGTCGCAGTCCATGGTCGATCCGGACTCACAGGCGAGAGGAGCAGGGATGAGATAGGTGTCCATGCAGTTAGGGGTGGTGACATCGTCGGGGACCACATTGTCCTATTTGCAGGTGACGGTGAGCGCCTTGAGATAGTTCACAGGGCTCACAGCAGGGATGCATTTATAGGTGGAGTCATAAGGGCTATAAGATTCATTGAGGATGCAGAACCCGGAAGGATAATGGATATGGGGGATGTTCTGGGAATAAACTGA
- a CDS encoding 30S ribosomal protein S17e: MGNIRTSFVKRIAKEMIETHPGKFTDDFDTNKKLVEEFSTVSTKHLRNKIAGYITRIISQQK; encoded by the coding sequence ATGGGAAACATAAGGACATCCTTTGTAAAAAGAATAGCTAAAGAGATGATAGAAACTCATCCAGGGAAATTTACAGACGACTTTGACACTAACAAGAAACTTGTGGAGGAGTTCTCAACAGTAAGCACCAAACACCTAAGAAACAAGATAGCAGGTTACATTACAAGGATCATCAGCCAGCAGAAATAA
- a CDS encoding chorismate mutase has protein sequence MDEYRAREVLRRSRQKIDGIDRDILDLITSRIALAREIAEAKEVLGMEILDPERELQIIERTRKIARENGIDENKLTELMKILMDLSKTEQKEMLRRQ, from the coding sequence ATGGATGAGTACAGAGCACGGGAGGTCCTCAGAAGATCCAGGCAGAAGATAGATGGAATAGACAGGGACATACTTGACCTCATAACCTCAAGGATAGCCCTTGCACGGGAGATAGCAGAGGCCAAGGAGGTCCTTGGAATGGAGATCCTGGATCCTGAAAGGGAACTCCAGATTATAGAGAGGACCCGGAAAATCGCCAGGGAAAATGGTATCGATGAGAATAAACTTACAGAACTGATGAAGATTCTGATGGATCTCAGTAAAACTGAACAGAAAGAAATGTTAAGGAGGCAATGA
- the thsA gene encoding thermosome subunit alpha, which yields MAQGQQPILVLPEGTSRYLGRDAQRMNILAGKILAETVRTTLGPKGMDKMLVDSLGDIVVTNDGVTILKEMDIEHPAAKMLVEVAKTQEDEVGDGTTTAVIIAGELLKKAENLLEMEIHPTIIAMGYRQAAEKAQEILDDIAIDASDRDTLMKVAMTAMTGKGTEKAREPLAELIVDAVKQVEEDGEVEKDHIKIEKKEGAAVDDSTLVQGVIIDKERVHPGMPKKVENARIALLNCPIEVKETEVDAEIRITDPSQMQAFIEQEEQMIRDMVNSIVDTGANVLFCQKGIDDLAQHYLAKAGVLAVRRVKKSDMEKLSKATGANIVTNIEDLSPEDLGEAGVVSEKKISGEEMIFVEECKEPKAVTILVRGSTEHVVSEVERAIEDAIGVVAATVEDGKVVAGGGAPEIEIAKRLKDYADSISGREQLAVSAFAEALEIVPKTLAENAGLDSIDVLVDLRAAHEESAYMGIDVFDGNIVDMKEAGVIEPHRVKKQAIQSAAEAAEMILRIDDVIAASSSGSSEEGMEEMGGMGGMPPM from the coding sequence ATGGCACAGGGACAGCAGCCAATTCTTGTACTGCCCGAAGGTACAAGCAGGTATCTTGGAAGAGACGCACAGAGGATGAACATCCTTGCGGGTAAAATACTCGCAGAGACCGTGAGAACAACCCTTGGACCTAAGGGTATGGACAAGATGCTTGTTGACTCCCTTGGAGACATTGTTGTAACCAACGACGGTGTCACAATACTCAAGGAAATGGACATAGAGCACCCAGCAGCAAAAATGCTCGTCGAGGTTGCAAAGACCCAGGAAGACGAAGTAGGGGACGGTACAACCACAGCAGTCATAATAGCAGGGGAACTACTCAAAAAGGCTGAAAATCTCCTTGAAATGGAGATCCACCCAACAATAATAGCAATGGGTTACAGGCAGGCCGCTGAAAAGGCCCAGGAAATACTCGACGACATTGCAATCGACGCCAGCGACAGGGACACCCTCATGAAGGTTGCAATGACCGCAATGACAGGAAAAGGAACAGAAAAGGCAAGGGAACCACTGGCAGAGCTCATAGTGGATGCGGTCAAGCAGGTTGAAGAGGATGGCGAAGTCGAGAAGGACCACATAAAGATAGAGAAGAAGGAAGGCGCAGCAGTGGATGACTCAACACTCGTGCAGGGTGTTATAATCGACAAGGAAAGGGTCCACCCAGGAATGCCAAAGAAGGTTGAAAACGCCAGAATAGCACTCCTCAACTGCCCGATCGAAGTTAAAGAGACAGAGGTTGACGCAGAGATCAGGATAACAGACCCATCACAGATGCAGGCCTTCATCGAACAGGAAGAACAGATGATCCGCGACATGGTCAACTCAATAGTTGACACAGGCGCAAACGTCCTCTTCTGTCAGAAGGGCATCGATGACCTCGCACAGCACTACCTGGCCAAGGCAGGAGTCCTTGCAGTGAGAAGGGTCAAGAAGTCAGACATGGAGAAACTCTCCAAGGCCACAGGAGCAAACATAGTCACAAACATCGAGGACCTCAGCCCAGAGGACCTTGGTGAAGCAGGAGTCGTATCAGAGAAGAAGATCTCAGGCGAAGAAATGATCTTCGTTGAAGAGTGCAAGGAACCAAAGGCAGTGACAATACTCGTCAGGGGATCAACCGAACACGTTGTAAGTGAAGTTGAAAGGGCAATTGAAGACGCAATAGGCGTAGTCGCCGCAACAGTTGAGGATGGTAAGGTCGTTGCAGGAGGCGGAGCACCTGAAATAGAAATCGCAAAGAGGCTCAAGGACTACGCTGACTCAATAAGCGGCAGGGAGCAGCTGGCAGTATCAGCCTTCGCAGAGGCCCTTGAAATCGTGCCAAAGACCCTTGCAGAGAACGCAGGTCTTGACAGCATCGACGTCCTCGTTGACCTCAGGGCAGCCCATGAGGAATCAGCATACATGGGAATCGACGTCTTCGATGGTAACATCGTCGACATGAAGGAAGCAGGAGTAATCGAACCACACAGGGTCAAGAAACAGGCCATCCAGTCTGCAGCTGAAGCAGCTGAGATGATACTGCGCATAGACGACGTCATAGCCGCATCATCATCAGGTTCCAGCGAGGAAGGAATGGAGGAAATGGGCGGCATGGGCGGAATGCCTCCAATGTAA